The Chaetodon trifascialis isolate fChaTrf1 chromosome 16, fChaTrf1.hap1, whole genome shotgun sequence genome includes a region encoding these proteins:
- the ppme1 gene encoding protein phosphatase methylesterase 1, with protein sequence MEKQLHLNLLASRPPMAGGFQSGSKMKMGPGRKRDFSPLPWSQYFETMEDVEVENENGKDIFRIYCSGSHGPVLLLLHGGGHSALSWAVFTAVIFSRINCRVVAMDLRAHGDTRVKNPDDLSADTMAKDIGKVVEALYGENPPPIMIIGHSMGGAIAVHTATANHIPSLLGLCVIDVVEGTAMDALNSMQNFLRSRPKTFKSLENAIEWSVKSGQIRNMESARVSMGGQVKKCEESTSSPSVSNSIGEGIIEEEEEEEAEEESNKKRMKEDDQEIKKESVFTWRVELSKTEKYWEGWFRGLSALFLTCPVPKLLLLAGVDRLDKDLTIGQMQGKFQMQVLPQCGHAVHEDAPEKVADALATFMVRHKFTEFKEGYLC encoded by the exons accTGGACGGAAGAGAGATTTCTCCCCCTTGCCCTGGAGTCAGTACTTTGAAACCATGGAGGATGTTGaggtggaaaatgaaaatggcaAAGAT ATTTTCAGAATCTACTGCAGTGGTTCCCATggtcctgtgctgctgctgctccacggAGGAGGCCACTCTGCGCTCTCCTGGGCAGTGTTCACT GCCGTCATATTCAGCAGGATCAACTGCAGGGTGGTGGCTATGGACCTTAGAGCTCATG GTGACACCAGAGTGAAAAATCCTGATGATCTCTCCGCAGACACAATGGCCAA GGATATTGGAAAAGTGGTGGAGGCACTCTATGGAGAAAACCCACCTCCCATCATGATTATTGGACACAGCATGGGTGGGGCCATTGCAGTTCACACAGCCACTGCCAATCATATACCCTCCCTGCTTGGCCTCTGTGTCATTGATGTTGTAGAAG GTACAGCAATGGACGCTTTGAACAGTATGCAGAATTTCCTCAGAAGTCGGCCAAAGACGTTTAAATCTCTGGAGAATGCTATTGAATGGAG CGTGAAGAGCGGCCAGATCCGAAACATGGAGTCAGCACGAGTGTCAATGGGAGGCCAGGTGAAAAA ATGTGAGGAATCCACCAGCAGTCCCAGTGTGTCTAATAGCATTGGTGAGGGTATaatagaggaggaagaggaggaagaagcagaagaagaatccAATAAGAAAAGGATGAAAGAAGACGATCAGGAG ATAAAAAAGGAGAGCGTCTTTACCTGGCGAGTGGAGCtgtcaaagacagaaaaatactgGGAGGGCTGGTTCAGAGGCCTGTCGGCGCTCTTCCTCACCTGCCCTGTACCAAAACTGCTTCTGCTCGCAG GAGTGGACAGGCTTGACAAAGACCTCACTATTGGACAGATGCAAG GAAAGTTTCAGATGCAGGTCCTCCCTCAGTGCGGTCATGCTGTCCATGAGGACGCACCTGAAAAA GTAGCAGACGCTCTAGCAACATTTATGGTCAGGCACAAATTCACCGAGTTTAAGGAAGGATACCTGTG CTAA